A single region of the Lycium barbarum isolate Lr01 chromosome 2, ASM1917538v2, whole genome shotgun sequence genome encodes:
- the LOC132627317 gene encoding protein WHAT'S THIS FACTOR 1 homolog, chloroplastic, which translates to MATRVYVKKQGNGYLNLVNFHIGRSFSLWSMKKDADLEAALHRNRRWVVNNQIKNIIMRCPNQVASVKYLQKKFKTLDLQGKALNWLKKYPCCFEVYLENDEYYCGMTKRMMFLSEEEESVKDMQEPVYADRLAKLLMMTRDQRLNVTKLNELRRNFGFPDDYLLRIVPKYPQVFRVVNHTGRRSSMEIELTAWNPDLAISAIEKRAKKDGREPCFPCLLPPTWVKSWEKFEDFNSSTPYISPYSGLDSLVEGSKEMDKRTVGLVHELLSLTLWKKASIFKLSHFRRELCLPEKLNVFLLKHPGIFYVSNRYQIYTVLLREAYNGSELIEKDPLIVVKEKFGELMQEGLHEYNRRHYLLNLEKKRNRGMIMPKPEKRRNQKSDETSEPDKEGGDLGGIFDPEERKRFYKVLFDDNAP; encoded by the coding sequence ATGGCAACTCGGGTTTATGTGAAAAAACAAGGAAATGGGTACTTGAATTTGGTTAATTTTCATATTGGGAGAAGTTTTTCTCTGTGGTCAATGAAGAAAGATGCAGATCTTGAAGCTGCATTACATAGAAACCGTCGATGGGTAGTGAATAATCAGATTAAAAACATTATTATGAGATGTCCTAATCAAGTTGCATCAGTAAAATATTTGCAAAAGAAGTTCAAGACTCTTGATCTTCAAGGTAAAGCTCTAAATTGGCTTAAAAAATACCCGTGTTGCTTTGAAGTCTACCTTGAAAATGATGAGTACTATTGTGGGATGACTAAAAGAATGATGTTTTTGAGTGAAGAGGAAGAGTCTGTTAAGGATATGCAAGAACCGGTATATGCGGATCGACTAGCAAAGTTGTTGATGATGACCCGTGATCAAAGGTTGAATGTTACGAAACTTAATGAATTGAGGAGAAATTTTGGATTTCCTGATGATTATCTGCTCAGAATTGTACCTAAGTACCCACAAGTATTTCGAGTTGTTAACCACACCGGGAGACGGAGTTCGATGGAGATTGAACTTACAGCCTGGAATCCTGATTTGGCTATTTCTGCAATTGAAAAACGGGCTAAAAAGGATGGTCGAGAGCCATGTTTTCCGTGCTTGTTGCCTCCAACTTGGGTCAAATCATGGGAAAAGTTTGAAGATTTTAATTCTAGTACTCCATATATTTCACCTTATTCAGGACTTGATAGTTTGGTGGAGGGTTCAAAGGAAATGGACAAGAGAACAGTAGGGCTGGTGCATGAATTACTGTCATTGACCTTGTGGAAAAAAGCATCAATTTTCAAATTGAGCCATTTTAGAAGAGAATTATGTTTACCGGAGAAACTAAATGTTTTTCTGCTCAAACATCCTGGAATATTCTATGTTTCTAACAGATACCAGATCTATACTGTTCTTCTGAGGGAAGCATATAATGGGTCTGAACTGATCGAAAAGGACCCTCTTATTGTTGTCAAGGAGAAGTTTGGAGAATTAATGCAGGAGGGACTCCATGAATATAACCGCAGACATTATCTATTAAATTTAGAAAAGAAGAGGAACAGAGGCATGATAATGCCAAAGCCAGAGAAAAGGAGGAACCAAAAAAGCGACGAAACATCAGAACCAGATAAGGAAGGAGGAGATCTAGGTGGCATATTTGATCCGGAAGAGAGGAAGCGGTTTTACAAAGTTCTGTTTGATGACAATGCTCCATAA